A region from the Clavibacter sp. A6099 genome encodes:
- a CDS encoding FtsQ-type POTRA domain-containing protein: protein MTPRPRAAWRDDDEPDTEPIVLPHLAQAPVEAPPAPRTGREPTTPRTGGLAGRLGARARGAAETAASARPLRRRTHSDADGEPTPRAHRPARPASAATGDAEARRQLRRARRERQRYERQEVRRFTQRARRRRAGLLGALGAVLTLAIVVGIAVYSPLLALRTVEVEGADRVSPSSIQAALSDQVGTPLPLVDLDRVGDELRAFPLIRSYSTESRPPSTLVIRIVERTPVAVIQSGAGFDLVDPAGITIERATARPDGYPLIDLPSADFSSPRFQAAAAVLVALPADFLPQVDSIQANTTDDVMLTLRSGKKVLWGSGERSVDKAQVLQALVKARGDVGSYDVSAPDAPVAGP from the coding sequence GTGACCCCGCGCCCCCGCGCGGCGTGGCGCGACGACGACGAGCCCGACACCGAGCCCATCGTCCTCCCGCACCTCGCGCAGGCGCCGGTCGAGGCGCCGCCCGCGCCGCGCACGGGCCGCGAGCCGACGACGCCGCGCACGGGCGGCCTCGCCGGCAGGCTGGGCGCTCGGGCACGCGGAGCGGCGGAGACCGCGGCTTCCGCGCGTCCGCTCCGTCGGCGCACCCACTCGGACGCGGACGGGGAGCCCACCCCACGGGCCCACCGCCCGGCCCGCCCCGCGAGCGCGGCCACCGGAGACGCCGAGGCGCGCCGCCAGCTGCGCCGCGCCCGACGCGAGCGGCAGCGCTACGAACGCCAGGAGGTGCGCCGCTTCACCCAGCGCGCCCGCCGCCGGCGCGCCGGACTCCTCGGCGCGCTCGGCGCCGTCCTCACCCTCGCGATCGTCGTCGGCATCGCCGTGTACTCGCCGCTCCTCGCCCTCCGCACCGTCGAGGTGGAGGGCGCGGACCGCGTGTCCCCGTCGAGCATCCAGGCGGCCCTCTCCGACCAGGTCGGCACGCCGCTCCCGCTCGTCGACCTCGACCGCGTCGGGGACGAGCTCCGCGCCTTCCCGCTCATCCGCAGCTACAGCACCGAGAGCCGTCCGCCGTCGACGCTCGTGATCCGCATCGTCGAGCGCACGCCCGTGGCCGTGATCCAGTCGGGCGCCGGCTTCGACCTGGTGGATCCCGCGGGCATCACGATCGAGCGCGCGACGGCACGCCCCGACGGCTACCCCCTCATCGACCTGCCGAGCGCCGACTTCTCGTCGCCGCGCTTCCAGGCCGCCGCCGCGGTCCTCGTCGCGCTGCCCGCCGACTTCCTGCCGCAGGTCGACAGCATCCAGGCCAACACGACCGACGACGTGATGCTCACCCTCCGCAGCGGCAAGAAGGTGCTGTGGGGGAGCGGCGAGCGCTCGGTCGACAAGGCGCAGGTGCTGCAGGCGCTGGTCAAGGCACGCGGGGACGTCGGGTCCTACGACGTGTCGGCACCCGACGCGCCGGTCGCCGGCCCCTGA
- the murC gene encoding UDP-N-acetylmuramate--L-alanine ligase, translating into MIAPDLTMDIPTDLGRVHFVGIGGSGMSGIARLFLAAGHRVTGSDSRDSDAVQALRELGAEIHVGHDAAHVGDADALVVTGALWQDNPEYVLAKERGLPILHRSQALAWLISGQRLVAVAGAHGKTTSTGMIVTALLEAGRDPSFVNGGVIGGLGVSSAPGSEELFVVEADESDGSFLLYDTSVALITNVDADHLDHYGSHEAFDDAFVRFASAASELVVISSDDPGARRVTARIEGRVVTFGEDPSADVRITDIVTDGSVAFTLTHDGVARRAALRVPGRHNAINAAGAYAVLVGLGVDPDDAIAGLAGFSGTGRRFELHAEVRGVSVYDDYAHHPTEVRAALEAARTVVGEGRIIAVHQPHLYSRTQMMAGDFARVYEELADHTIVLDVFGAREDPIPGVTGALVSQRFQDAGHVDYLPDWQEAADRAAEIARDGDFIVTLSCGDVYRIIPQVIDALERPDGSSQPAASSRPRE; encoded by the coding sequence GTGATCGCACCCGACCTGACCATGGACATCCCGACCGACCTCGGGCGCGTCCACTTCGTGGGCATCGGCGGGTCCGGCATGAGCGGCATCGCGCGCCTGTTCCTCGCGGCAGGGCACCGGGTCACCGGATCAGACTCCCGCGACTCCGACGCCGTCCAGGCGCTCCGGGAGCTCGGCGCCGAGATCCACGTCGGCCACGACGCCGCGCACGTGGGCGACGCCGACGCGCTCGTCGTCACGGGCGCGCTCTGGCAGGACAACCCCGAGTACGTGCTCGCGAAGGAGCGGGGCCTGCCGATCCTGCACCGCTCGCAGGCGCTCGCCTGGCTCATCAGCGGCCAGCGCCTCGTCGCGGTCGCCGGCGCCCACGGCAAGACCACGTCGACGGGCATGATCGTCACCGCGCTCCTCGAGGCCGGCCGCGACCCGTCGTTCGTCAACGGCGGCGTGATCGGCGGGCTCGGCGTCTCGAGCGCCCCCGGATCCGAGGAGCTGTTCGTCGTCGAGGCCGACGAGTCCGACGGCTCGTTCCTCCTCTACGACACGTCCGTCGCGCTCATCACCAACGTCGACGCCGACCACCTCGACCACTACGGCTCGCACGAGGCCTTCGACGACGCCTTCGTGCGCTTCGCGAGCGCGGCGTCGGAGCTCGTCGTGATCTCGAGCGACGACCCGGGCGCCCGGCGCGTCACCGCCCGCATCGAGGGACGCGTCGTCACCTTCGGCGAGGACCCCTCGGCCGACGTCCGGATCACCGACATCGTCACCGACGGCTCCGTCGCCTTCACGCTCACCCACGACGGCGTCGCGCGCCGCGCCGCGCTCCGCGTCCCCGGCCGCCACAACGCGATCAACGCGGCCGGCGCCTACGCCGTGCTCGTCGGCCTCGGCGTGGATCCCGACGACGCGATCGCGGGCCTCGCCGGCTTCTCCGGCACCGGCCGCCGCTTCGAGCTGCACGCGGAGGTCCGCGGCGTGAGCGTCTACGACGACTACGCGCACCACCCCACCGAGGTCCGCGCCGCGCTCGAGGCCGCGCGCACGGTCGTGGGGGAGGGCCGGATCATCGCCGTCCACCAGCCGCACCTCTACAGCCGCACGCAGATGATGGCCGGCGACTTCGCGCGCGTCTACGAGGAGCTGGCCGACCACACCATCGTGCTCGACGTGTTCGGCGCCCGCGAGGACCCGATCCCCGGGGTCACCGGCGCCCTCGTCTCCCAGCGCTTCCAGGACGCGGGCCACGTCGACTACCTGCCCGACTGGCAGGAGGCGGCCGACCGCGCGGCGGAGATCGCCCGCGACGGCGACTTCATCGTGACCCTGAGCTGCGGCGACGTGTACCGGATCATCCCGCAGGTGATCGATGCGCTCGAGCGTCCCGACGGATCCTCCCAGCCCGCCGCGTCGTCCCGGCCGCGCGAGTGA
- the murG gene encoding undecaprenyldiphospho-muramoylpentapeptide beta-N-acetylglucosaminyltransferase encodes MTVYLLAGGGTAGHVNPLLAVADELRAREPDSTILVLGTREGLESRLVPARGYELLTIARLPFPRRPDRAAVRFAPAFARAVGQIRRMIAERGVDVVVGFGGYAAAPAYVAARRSGVPVVVHEANASPGLANRLGARVAAAVGITFPGTALGPRARVVGMPLRREIATLDREAARDAARAELGLDADRPTLLVTGGSTGARSLNRTVVQVAERITATGAQILHIVGGAQEFTDPGVERYHVVGYSDRMELAIAAADLVVSRAGAGALSELTCVGVPAVYVPYPVGNGEQAVNVRGVVAAGGGIVVADADFTPDWVLAHVLPLLSDPAALARMSRAATSVGTRDGAARMADLVLDAVAARPSRPAARR; translated from the coding sequence GTGACCGTGTACCTGCTCGCCGGCGGCGGCACCGCGGGGCACGTCAACCCCCTGCTCGCCGTGGCCGACGAGCTCCGTGCGCGCGAGCCGGATTCGACGATCCTCGTCCTCGGCACGCGCGAGGGCCTCGAGTCCCGACTCGTCCCGGCCCGCGGCTACGAGCTGCTGACCATCGCGCGCCTGCCGTTCCCGCGCCGCCCGGACCGGGCCGCCGTGCGCTTCGCGCCGGCGTTCGCGCGGGCCGTGGGCCAGATCCGCCGCATGATCGCCGAGCGCGGCGTCGACGTGGTCGTGGGCTTCGGCGGATACGCGGCCGCGCCCGCCTACGTCGCCGCCCGACGCTCGGGCGTCCCCGTCGTCGTGCACGAGGCCAACGCCTCGCCGGGACTCGCCAACCGGCTCGGCGCGCGCGTCGCCGCGGCGGTCGGGATCACGTTCCCCGGCACCGCGCTCGGCCCGCGCGCCCGGGTGGTCGGCATGCCGCTCCGCCGCGAGATCGCGACCCTCGACCGCGAGGCAGCCCGCGACGCCGCGCGCGCCGAGCTCGGACTCGACGCCGACCGGCCGACGCTCCTCGTCACGGGCGGATCCACGGGCGCGCGCAGCCTCAACCGCACGGTGGTGCAGGTGGCCGAGCGCATCACGGCGACGGGCGCGCAGATCCTGCACATCGTCGGCGGCGCGCAGGAGTTCACCGACCCGGGCGTCGAGCGCTACCACGTGGTCGGCTACTCCGACCGGATGGAGCTCGCGATCGCCGCGGCCGACCTCGTGGTCTCCCGCGCCGGTGCCGGTGCCCTCTCCGAGCTCACCTGCGTGGGCGTGCCGGCGGTCTACGTGCCCTACCCGGTGGGCAACGGCGAGCAGGCCGTCAACGTCCGCGGCGTCGTCGCGGCCGGCGGCGGGATCGTCGTCGCCGACGCCGACTTCACGCCCGACTGGGTGCTCGCGCACGTCCTCCCGCTCCTGTCCGACCCGGCGGCGCTCGCGCGCATGTCCCGGGCCGCGACCTCCGTCGGCACGCGCGACGGCGCGGCCCGCATGGCCGATCTCGTCCTCGACGCCGTCGCCGCCCGCCCGTCACGGCCCGCCGCGCGGCGCTGA
- the ftsW gene encoding putative lipid II flippase FtsW, with translation MTLPPRTTRTPRAADAPGPRGPRTPQPPVDDAQEGTQRRGLAARIQLGRAFHAESGSYFLLLGTTLFLVVFGLVMVLSSSSIDSFVAGGGFFGIFLKQGMFALIGVPLMLLVSLVPPMFWKRWAWVLLIAASAVQLLVFGPMGVKVGENIGWIRIAGTTFQPAELIKVGLVIWLAFILARKRHLLRTWPHILIPVLPVAGGAVGLVALGGDLGTVIIMASIILGALFFAGIPIGKLTLMLTIGSVLAVLMTVISDSRMRRVTEFITGQCDYAGGCWQSTHGLYALAAGGIFGVGLGNSKAKWMWLPEADNDYIFAIIGEELGLIGAIVVILLFVVLAIGFIRVIRANTDTFARVATGAVMTWIIVQAFVNIAVVLNLLPVLGVPLPFVSSGGSSLVTTLVAMGIVLGFARRPTNEESPDVVPAVVGMRS, from the coding sequence ATGACACTGCCCCCGAGAACGACGCGGACCCCTCGCGCGGCTGACGCGCCGGGACCCCGCGGTCCGCGCACCCCGCAGCCGCCCGTCGACGACGCGCAGGAGGGGACGCAGCGCCGCGGCCTCGCCGCCCGCATCCAGCTCGGCCGCGCCTTCCACGCGGAGAGCGGCTCCTACTTCCTGCTGCTCGGCACGACGCTCTTCCTGGTCGTCTTCGGCCTGGTGATGGTGCTGTCGTCGTCGAGCATCGACTCGTTCGTCGCCGGCGGCGGCTTCTTCGGCATCTTCCTCAAGCAGGGCATGTTCGCGCTCATCGGCGTGCCGCTCATGCTCCTCGTCTCGCTCGTGCCGCCCATGTTCTGGAAGCGGTGGGCGTGGGTCCTGCTGATCGCGGCCAGCGCCGTGCAGCTGCTGGTGTTCGGCCCGATGGGCGTGAAGGTCGGCGAGAACATCGGCTGGATCCGCATCGCCGGCACGACGTTCCAGCCCGCCGAGCTCATCAAGGTGGGCCTCGTGATCTGGCTGGCCTTCATCCTCGCGAGGAAGCGCCACCTGCTGCGCACGTGGCCGCACATCCTCATCCCGGTGCTGCCCGTCGCGGGCGGCGCCGTCGGCCTCGTCGCGCTCGGCGGGGACCTCGGCACCGTGATCATCATGGCCAGCATCATCCTCGGCGCCCTCTTCTTCGCGGGCATCCCGATCGGCAAGCTCACGCTCATGCTCACGATCGGCTCCGTGCTGGCCGTGCTCATGACCGTGATCAGCGACAGCCGCATGCGCCGCGTCACCGAGTTCATCACCGGCCAGTGCGACTACGCGGGCGGCTGCTGGCAGTCCACGCACGGTCTGTACGCGCTGGCCGCCGGTGGCATCTTCGGCGTGGGCCTCGGCAACTCGAAGGCCAAGTGGATGTGGCTACCCGAGGCGGACAACGACTACATCTTCGCGATCATCGGCGAGGAGCTCGGCCTCATCGGCGCGATCGTCGTCATCCTCCTGTTCGTGGTGCTGGCCATCGGCTTCATCCGCGTGATCCGGGCCAACACCGACACCTTCGCGCGCGTCGCGACGGGTGCCGTCATGACCTGGATCATCGTGCAGGCCTTCGTGAACATCGCCGTGGTGCTCAACCTGCTCCCGGTGCTCGGGGTGCCGTTGCCCTTCGTGTCGTCCGGAGGGTCCTCCCTCGTGACGACGCTCGTCGCGATGGGCATCGTGCTGGGATTCGCCCGCAGGCCCACGAACGAGGAGTCGCCGGACGTCGTGCCCGCCGTCGTCGGGATGCGCTCGTGA